Sequence from the Fragaria vesca subsp. vesca linkage group LG4, FraVesHawaii_1.0, whole genome shotgun sequence genome:
TCCATTCCTTCCAGTCCTTGTCAACATGATTCTGTGCCCATTTGATGGCAGCACGCGCAGCTTGCGGCCCTCCAGGTAATCCTTGCTCGTTTAAAGTATCAGCCATATCAATGAAGGGAACTACCAAGAGCGTTCCAGGACCACCATACTCGGTGTGCATGAAAGTACCAAATATCTGTTGGCAAAAACATGATGCGGAAAACAATTTAATGCCAACATACAGATAACAACCAAAAATGGAAATAAGAAATTTGAAAGTAGAGGAAGTAATCCAAAGCCCCCTACACAAAGAACAACAATTGATAGCACAGGCACCTAATGACAGTACTTCAGTAGTTCAGTGCATAATCACTTCTGAGGATCTAATTTATTCCAAAAATAGGCAAATATATCATTGATCTCCATAAATCATGGGAACACCAACTAAAACCAACAAAATTGTGTTTGTATGACCACTAGAACTAAAGTTAGTTCAATGCTCAAAGTTTTTGTTCCAAGTATGTGCACAGTGTTAATCATGTTTTGTATATAATCTATTGACCTAAACAGATAGAACATCTAAGGGGAAATTCAAATAGTCCTAACTCCTGAACCATTTCCTCACTCTCATTCACCACTTAGCTAACCTCAATTGCTTAAATTGAACTACTCTTTCATACAAAATGCGGCCAACAATTAATTACAAGAGCATTAAACTACCTCAGTGCAGATCCCTACAACCTCTTCAACAGAGTCTTCATATAAATCTTTCTTGGAAAGCTTATTCAGGAGATGGGTCCTGAACTTCTCTGTCTCCTGAACCCAAAATACAACAACTCAATAAAGATTGATTCTTTCTGAAAAATCAAAACTGGGTGTGTTAAAAAGAGACTTACAGCATCAGCAAACCCAGGAATTGGGTCCGGGAATCTGTACTCGGCTGCTGCTCTGCATATCTGTCTCGTTGAAGAAAGTGACCTAATGCTAAACCTCTGTGACAAGCTAGATGAAACTTTAACAGTTGGAAATGAAGAGTAAGAAGAAGAAAAAGGAGAAGCATAGAAGGGAGAGGTTTGGTGAAGCTTTGGAGGAGTTGCAGATACAAGGGGAGTTGCACTAGTCCAACGCATCTCTCTCTTATCTAAAACCTCTTGGGGTTTTGGGATTTTATACCAGATGATAACCCCAGAGTGTGTTGATATTACAATTTCACCCCACAAGTCCTTTTTTCTTTTTATCTTTACTTCGGTCACAGGGCATTGAAATCACCAATTCACAAGTGCTCATTTCCATTTGTCTACATCATTCATTTTCATAAGTATCCATTAATCTGTTACCACATCAATCTGTTACCAGATATAAGAGAGATCCAAAATGTTCTAAAACAAGAGTTGGAATTAGATAGTGTGAACAAGAGTAACCCAGAGGAGTATACATGTTATCTCCAAAAATAATCAGGGAAGCCATAAAGTTGCATAATTTACAAGCTTTCATTGTCAACATGACCCTCTGTTTCTCTCTGTACAACAGTAATCAGCATTTCACTAAGGAGACTGAGTTTGTTAAGCTCTTGCTAATATAAGCCATTCGCCCATCTCACAGATTTCTATCTTGTGGTTCAAGCCAAGGAAAGCCGAGAAACTCAAACACCTCCTTTTCTGTGTCAAATTTCAAGCTTTCGCTGCCTCTCATTCCCTGCAACAGAGTGAGCAGTACAAGCCAACGGTAGGTGAACTATGAAACAGGTAGATAGTGTAGGGAAAAGGAACCAAAACAAAACAGTCATTACCCGTTGACCGAGAGAACCCCGTGTTGCTGGAAATAGACCATCATCATCAAGTAGGAATCCTTTAGATTCAGCTAGAACTCTCAACCTGCATTTAGATTGTCAGAAATTTGCGGGAAGTTAATTTAACATGATGATTTTACTCAAGAGAGCAAACGAACCTCCTATTCAATACATCATTGCCTGTCCAATGTATTAGTGCAAATACATATATTTCCCGTGGGTAGACCTAACAAAACATAGACATTAAAGCATATCAGGAAACAATATACATATATGCACTAAATATATGTAGGGTTTGTGATTATCTTGAAACAATAACATAAAGTAGGCCATGACACCGTCCCAAAAGGTAATGCAAATCCATAGTGGCTACGGATAAATACCACACAGCAACACAATAGTACGAATATATGAATGCTGCTGTCATGAAACAAAATTTTGAAACAATCCTCCTGCTAACTTTATTTTGGTAGTTAAAGAGGGTAGATATCAAGAAAAACCTTGATATCTATGCGGTGGCGTAGCTCTCGTCCAGGATATGTGCAAAGCCCAAAATATGTGTCGACACCAGATTCAGTACCCTGTTCATGTCATTATATAAAGATGTTAATGTGCTCAATGTTGTCGATACCATAGCATGAAAAACAAAGATCATATTCAGAGAAATTTAAACAACTTCATTGACTATACATCCAGATTTAAGATATATGATGTTTAAACAACTTTGTACGACTACTTTCAGCATCAAATCTTACTCGACACAACCAAATGCTTCGTAACATTAATTCCCCTCAAGCAATAGGAGAAAACCTGAATTCTATTCATGACACCCCACATATAACACTGACACTGTGACACATGCAAACTGCATGATTCTTCAAAAACAAATGACGAAACAACCAGGGCATCATATTACCTCCTCACTGTGTAAACTGAAAACCAGATCCTCCCTTAGAAACTTCATATCCTTTAAATGCTTTACATACTTGGGTAAAAAGCCTTTATGACTGCGAACAAAAGACCCAAGTGAGTCGGACGTAGACAGGTAAATAGAAAACAAGACAACTATAGTAGTGTCAAATAGTAATATCTGATGCAATGATGAAAGAAAACATGGGTAACCAAAGCAATTGCAAGCTATCAAGAAAATATCTCAATGTATTTGGCCTGTACTTCAAACTGCAAAGGAAAGGTAGATTGCACACCTGTTTCCATCAGGATGTGTAATTATAATGTCCAGATCCCCACAAGAAGCTTTCCCACGTCTATATGATCCTCCACATACAATGTCCACCTGTAGGCATATCTCAGAATGAGAATACAAAGCAGCATGCTGGAATAAAGTCTATGCTGTGATTTTTCATAACAAATGCTTTTTGGAGGATGAATCAATTAATCTGACATTTATCCAAATTCTTCCCTATGGCACTATTTTATTTTTTTTTTTTTTNTTTTTTTCTTAGTCATGATTAAAACTCTTATCTGAATAAGGAACCAGAGGCACAAGTTCATTTTAGCTCTATTTTACTAGTTATGTTCATTACCCTAATATTCTGTTTTACATCATATAGCAGTTATTTCAAGTACTATCATGCTCACCCCAGGCAAAACATCTTCTCCAGCTTTCTGTAATAGATGTTCCATCTCCTGAGCCTATTCAATAAAAATTAAAATTAAAATTAAAATTAAATAAACACAAGCACCAATTTCTGGTAGGTAAACATGAAGCTATACTAGAGCAAAGAATACAAATTAGCATAGAAATTCATTGCCTCATTGCGTGGAATTCTCTGGTTGATATCATCAAAATATTTTAAACCTAACTTCTGTGAACTTGATAATGATTCTTCATTCTTCAGATCATCTAATGTGCGGTGTCCTTTCTCATACAATTTTTGTGCAGTAGCTGGGCCAATTCCCCAAACTTCCCCAAATAAGCTGATAGTTCGTACCTGCAATAAACAGAAGCAGAAATCAGAACCGTCAAACTAAGAATATATGAAGCTATATATAGCTAATCTAGGTGCATTGGCCATTCAACATATAGTGATAAAGTAATGATTGTATCTTCTTGCCATTTACACAGAATCAAAATGTTAAACTGTTGAGTAAACTCCATTGAAGTTTGCACTAAGGAAGATGAAACAGATACGGATTTCAAATCACAGCTGGAATATTGAAATTAGTAGAAATTATTGTCAAACTGAGAACAACCCGAACACCTTTTCATCAGTTTCGAAGTGCTCCAACTTGGATAGCTTCCCTTTAGTCACTATTTCCTGAATCTGCCACACCAATCAAAAGAATCTATCATCAAATGGAAAAAATTAGGAAGGACCACTAATGAGGTTCCATTAACATAGAGGATTATGCACTTCTATGAAGAGAAAGCTGAAAATGAATAAATAATCTATACAGTAGACTGATTTCGGATTACAGCTTAACGTAATCAAGAACGTTTCCCACTTTGACCATCCTTTGGGGATGGAAGCAAGTACCATACTAAGTTTCAAATAACTGATTAAAAGTATGAATTCTATCACACGACTCTCGTGGCTTGATAATGTACATTTGGTAACACATACTTCATATAAAACAGATTAACGCATCAAAACTAAGATAATACATTTTTTTTATAGATTACAATCGCATATCAGAACGGAATGCACCAAACACAAATAAAAACTGAGGCACGTACGCCCACTTACATGGTCTTGCATTGACTTTCCAATGTTAGGTAAGCCTTTAACTTGTTCCTGATTTTGTATCTTGAACGGCAACCTCTCTATAACCGGTATGGCCTTGTAATAGCTAAAAGATCTCCGGTCATCGCCCAAAGCTTTAATATCAACACATGAAACAACCACTAAGCATCAGAACTCATAAAACCCAATATGCAACATTTTGACTACATAAACTGATAGAATCTCACCTCTATAAATATTGACAAGCTTTCCAAATATCTGAGTTATGTTACTGTTCAAATCAGGTGGGCTGTAGGGTGAGGATAACTGCAATGGTGTGACCTGGTCTTCATTTAGAGCTTTGGGGGTTTTAGCACTTGGAGTGTGAGGTGAGCTCTCAGGAGAGAGTTTAGTCTTTTTGGGATTTGGGGTTTCATTTTCAGTGGAAGACTTTTCTGCTTCCAATTTCACAAGGTACAATTCTTCAGGTACCTTTTCACCTTTAATCAAGCTATCCTCTAACCACTGATACTGTACAACTCTCTGCCATCAAAACCCATTAAAGTTTAAAACTTTGAAGATTAAACTCACGTCCCATATCATAATTAACTCAAAGATTCCATCTTTAAATAAAAAAGAATAGTATAACTCACCCCTTTAAACAAACCCAATCGCTCACTGCCAACTTCTTGTAAGAGAGCTTCTGGGTTCATAGCCAATATGTGGGTGACGTTTTTGGTTACTCGCAATTCTATAGTGGCTCCCATTTGGACCAGTTTGTTCTTCCATATCTGAAAACCTTAGAGGCCAATAGTTAGATACAATTCTATATGAAGGAGATAAAAACACGGAGGTGGGTGTGAAAGGTGTTGAGTTTCGGACCTGTAATCGACGGTACATGACTCCATTGTGAACTAAGAAGAAGACCATGCCGGCGAACATTCCGTTTGGATCGCGCGGTGGATTTTGGTTTCTTGGCGCCATTAATTTTTGGCTTGTGTTTCTGGGTCTTTGGGTGCTTGTAAATCCAAGATAGAAACTTTTTATGGTTTTATTTTTCACATTCACAGTGCGGAGGTGTGTAATTAATTTATTGATATACATATGAAGACAATTCCATCATTGTTCTTGTAAAAAGTCCGAGTCTTTTACCTTGTTAAAACCAATATGAGAATTTACTATTGCTTAAAAATAGCATATGAGTTTCAACAGTTCTTTTTCAGAGCGGGACACCGTTTTAAAATAAAAGTTTGGTATTTTTTGTTTCGTTCACTTTTATGTCACATCTCCACCGTTTTCAGAGCGGGACACCGCTTTAAAATAAAAGTTTGGTATTTCTAGTTTCGTTCACTTTTATGTCACATCTCCATCGTTTAGTGTTTAGAACATAATGTGTAGCTCATTCCTGTAAAATTTCATCTAATTTGGAGATCATTTAGGTACCAAATTAGATTAAATGAATAAACTGAACAAAATTTGTCAAAACGGAACTGTTTGTGTAAATCACAGTTATGGAAACTCAAATGATCTTCAAATTGGATGAAACTTTACAAGAATGATTTACGCACTATGTTTAGACACTGAACGGTTGAGTGTTCAGTAAATGAATTCAACTGAACAAAATATGTTAAAACAGAACCGTTTGTGTAAATCACAATTACGGAAACTTAAATGATCTCTAAATTGGATGAAACTTTATTGGAATGATCTACAGACTATGTTCTAAACACTGAACGATTGAAATATGAAAAATGTGATATAAAAGTGAGCGAAACGAGGAGCACCACATTTTAATTGTAATGCGGTGTCTCATTCTGGAAAGAAACTGTGAGTTTCAATATTACATGATTTGAGGCAACAATCTGTGAATGATATGATTATTATCTAAACTTAACTACTTGAAGAGCTACAAAGTACAAAGAACAACGGGTTTAATTGTAAGCTTCTTCTATTTAACTGAGCTTAAATAGAGAGAGCAAACTAGACCGAAATAAACGGGCTTGGAAGTTGATTAGCCCAAGAACGTGTCCGCTATAAATACAAGGCAGCGGGAGTCTGAACTCTCAACCCTAGCTCGCTTTTCCTCCTCCCTTTCCAAAGGTGTACTCTGCTCTTGTAGTTTCGTTTTTGATCTCTATGTTAATCTTTTTCTGATTACGGATAAAAATGAGTGAATGCAGCCCTGGAAATCAGGTATCAGCTGAAAACTATTGAAGAATTTAATGAGATCGGTAATTGGAGATTCAACTGCGCCGTCGCGACTCCAATGGTGGTCGCCGTCAGCAATACTTCGAACTCCTCCGCCACCCACCACCCTCATCACCGCCCTCCACTACTGACGACTCCTGATGCAATTTTGGGTCATATGAAGGTGGGTATTTATGTATCTGTGGGTGCCTTCAGTCTGTGTCAGAGTAACCAACATTCACAGAAACTGCAGAAACTGGAATAGCAGAAACTACGACCCAAAAAGCCCGAAGGTACGCCTGAGTTTTCGGGAAGATTTCGGGAAGATTTCGGGAAGATACGACCAAAAAGCCCGAAGGTACCGGTGGAGGGTGTCGAAGTTACACAACCCGATTTGTTCCCGAACTGGATCCACGACATCCACAAGCCTCTGAATTGTATCTCCGGCAGGCAGGGGAGGTGGCACATCTTCATGACATTTTTGTCTGGTGGGTGGTGTTCAAGCAGGGGCCAGGATCAAATATTGTGGTGTTCAATTTCTAAGTCAAGTTCACGGGCAACAACCTCTAACTCGAACTCCAGATAGTATTATGCTATCAATATTTGTATGTATGATGTTATGATTTGAGAGGTAGATCTTATGTTATGGTAGACTGATGGACAGTATTATCAATATCAATGACAGTATTATCAATGACGCTGTTTGCTCTTACTCCAAGTTCGTTCAATGGCAATTAACTACAGCAGTCCTTATTTCTGAACCATAAGAACTCGCTACTGG
This genomic interval carries:
- the LOC101307784 gene encoding DNA polymerase lambda-like, with translation MAPRNQNPPRDPNGMFAGMVFFLVHNGVMYRRLQIWKNKLVQMGATIELRVTKNVTHILAMNPEALLQEVGSERLGLFKGRVVQYQWLEDSLIKGEKVPEELYLVKLEAEKSSTENETPNPKKTKLSPESSPHTPSAKTPKALNEDQVTPLQLSSPYSPPDLNSNITQIFGKLVNIYRALGDDRRSFSYYKAIPVIERLPFKIQNQEQVKGLPNIGKSMQDHIQEIVTKGKLSKLEHFETDEKVRTISLFGEVWGIGPATAQKLYEKGHRTLDDLKNEESLSSSQKLGLKYFDDINQRIPRNEAQEMEHLLQKAGEDVLPGVDIVCGGSYRRGKASCGDLDIIITHPDGNSHKGFLPKYVKHLKDMKFLREDLVFSLHSEEGTESGVDTYFGLCTYPGRELRHRIDIKVYPREIYVFALIHWTGNDVLNRRLRVLAESKGFLLDDDGLFPATRGSLGQRGMRGSESLKFDTEKEVFEFLGFPWLEPQDRNL
- the LOC101293582 gene encoding uncharacterized protein LOC101293582, which codes for MRWTSATPLVSATPPKLHQTSPFYASPFSSSYSSFPTVKVSSSLSQRFSIRSLSSTRQICRAAAEYRFPDPIPGFADAETEKFRTHLLNKLSKKDLYEDSVEEVVGICTEIFGTFMHTEYGGPGTLLVVPFIDMADTLNEQGLPGGPQAARAAIKWAQNHVDKDWKEWTGDDN